A window from Pseudomonas moraviensis encodes these proteins:
- a CDS encoding HugZ family protein, protein MSAEVAKNARELLLKEYRGVLSTHSRSMPGFPFGSVVPYCLDEQGRPLILISRIAQHTHNLQKDPKCSMLVGEREADDVQAVGRLTYLAQAQKLEDPAAIEAAAERYYRYFPDSQNYHQAHDFDFWVLDPVRHRYIGGFGAIHWVDHLTLANPFAGKAEISMVEHMNSDHAKAIAHYVALAGLPNSEPAQLAGIDSEGMHLRIGQALYWLPFAAPCNTPTQVREALVSLAHAEVWPKKPDS, encoded by the coding sequence TTGAGCGCTGAAGTGGCGAAGAATGCCCGAGAATTGCTTCTCAAGGAATACCGTGGAGTGCTGTCGACCCATTCCAGATCGATGCCGGGTTTTCCCTTCGGCTCGGTTGTGCCGTATTGCCTGGACGAGCAGGGCCGGCCGCTGATTCTGATCAGTCGCATCGCCCAGCACACCCACAACCTGCAGAAGGATCCGAAGTGCTCGATGCTGGTGGGCGAGCGCGAGGCCGACGATGTGCAGGCGGTCGGGCGTCTGACCTATCTGGCGCAAGCGCAGAAGCTCGAAGACCCGGCAGCCATCGAGGCCGCCGCCGAACGTTATTACCGCTATTTCCCAGACTCGCAGAATTATCACCAGGCTCATGATTTCGATTTCTGGGTGCTCGATCCGGTGCGCCATCGCTACATCGGCGGGTTTGGCGCGATCCACTGGGTCGACCATCTGACCCTGGCCAACCCGTTCGCCGGCAAGGCGGAAATCAGCATGGTCGAGCACATGAACAGCGACCACGCCAAAGCCATCGCCCATTACGTCGCGCTGGCGGGGCTGCCGAACAGCGAGCCGGCGCAACTGGCCGGCATCGACAGCGAAGGCATGCACCTGCGCATCGGTCAGGCGCTGTACTGGTTACCCTTCGCGGCGCCATGTAATACGCCGACACAAGTGCGCGAGGCCTTGGTTTCATTGGCTCACGCCGAGGTCTGGCCAAAAAAACCGGATTCTTAA
- a CDS encoding SDR family oxidoreductase → MQLNDKVIIITGGCQGLGRSMAEYFAGKGAKLALVDLNQEKLDDAVAACKAKGVDARSYLCNVANEEQVEHMVAQVAEDFGAIHGLINNAGILRDGLLLKVKDGEMSKMSLAQWQAVIDVNLTGVFLCTREVAAKMVELKNSGAIINISSISRAGNVGQTNYSAAKAGVAAATVTWAKELARYGIRVAGIAPGFIETEMTLGMKPEALEKMTSGIPLKRMGKPEEIAHSAAYIFENDYYTGRILEMDGGLRI, encoded by the coding sequence ATGCAACTCAACGACAAAGTAATCATTATCACCGGCGGTTGCCAGGGTTTGGGCCGCTCCATGGCCGAGTATTTCGCCGGCAAGGGCGCGAAACTGGCCCTGGTCGATCTGAATCAGGAAAAACTCGACGACGCCGTGGCCGCCTGCAAAGCCAAGGGTGTCGACGCGCGCAGCTACCTGTGCAACGTCGCCAATGAAGAACAGGTCGAGCACATGGTCGCGCAAGTGGCCGAAGACTTCGGCGCCATCCACGGCTTGATCAACAACGCCGGGATCCTGCGCGATGGTCTGCTGCTGAAGGTCAAGGACGGCGAGATGAGCAAGATGAGCCTCGCCCAGTGGCAGGCGGTGATCGACGTCAACCTGACCGGCGTGTTCCTCTGCACCCGTGAAGTCGCGGCGAAAATGGTCGAGCTGAAGAACAGCGGCGCGATCATCAATATTTCGTCGATCTCCCGCGCGGGTAACGTCGGCCAGACCAACTACTCGGCAGCCAAGGCTGGCGTAGCGGCGGCGACCGTGACCTGGGCAAAAGAGCTGGCGCGTTACGGCATTCGCGTCGCGGGCATTGCGCCGGGCTTCATCGAAACCGAGATGACCCTGGGCATGAAGCCGGAAGCGCTGGAGAAAATGACCTCGGGTATTCCGCTCAAGCGCATGGGCAAGCCGGAAGAGATCGCCCATTCGGCGGCGTATATCTTCGAGAACGACTATTACACCGGGCGGATTCTGGAGATGGATGGCGGGTTGCGGATCTAA
- the apbC gene encoding iron-sulfur cluster carrier protein ApbC produces the protein MSAVTRAAVEAVLSQYTDPYLNQDPLSAGCVKNIEIIGDRVNVQMEIGYAAGLFKSGWAQMLQLAIENLDGVTAAKVEITSVIAAHKAQAQIPGLANVKNVVAVASGKGGVGKSTTAANLALALAREGAKVGILDADIYGPSQGIMFGIPERTRPEIKDQKWFVPLKAHGVEVMSMAFLTDDNTPMVWRGPMVSGALLQLVTQTAWGDLDYLVIDMPPGTGDIQLTLAQKVPVAGAVIVTTPQDLALLDARKGVEMFRKVNIPVLGVVENMAVHICSNCGHAEHLFGEGGGEKLATQYGVELLASLPLSMLIREQADGGRPTVIAEPDSQIAMVYQELARHVGARIVLQEAVTPAMPNITISDD, from the coding sequence ATGAGCGCCGTCACTCGCGCAGCGGTGGAAGCCGTCCTCAGCCAATACACCGACCCTTACCTGAACCAGGACCCGCTCAGCGCCGGTTGCGTGAAAAACATCGAGATCATCGGTGACCGCGTCAATGTGCAGATGGAAATCGGCTATGCCGCGGGGCTGTTCAAGAGCGGTTGGGCGCAGATGCTGCAACTGGCAATCGAAAATCTCGACGGCGTCACGGCAGCGAAAGTCGAGATCACCAGCGTGATCGCCGCGCACAAGGCCCAGGCGCAGATTCCGGGGCTGGCCAACGTCAAGAATGTGGTCGCTGTGGCTTCCGGCAAGGGTGGCGTGGGCAAATCCACCACTGCCGCCAACCTTGCGCTGGCGCTGGCTCGTGAAGGCGCCAAAGTCGGCATCCTCGACGCCGATATCTACGGCCCGAGCCAGGGCATCATGTTCGGCATCCCCGAGCGCACCCGCCCGGAAATCAAGGATCAGAAGTGGTTCGTGCCGCTCAAGGCCCACGGTGTGGAAGTCATGTCGATGGCATTCCTGACCGACGACAACACGCCGATGGTCTGGCGCGGGCCGATGGTTTCCGGGGCGCTGCTGCAACTGGTCACGCAGACTGCGTGGGGCGATCTGGATTACCTGGTCATCGACATGCCACCAGGCACCGGCGACATCCAGCTGACCCTGGCGCAGAAAGTCCCGGTGGCGGGCGCGGTGATCGTCACCACGCCGCAGGATCTGGCGCTGCTCGATGCGCGCAAAGGCGTGGAAATGTTCCGCAAGGTCAACATTCCGGTGCTGGGCGTGGTGGAAAACATGGCCGTGCACATCTGCTCGAACTGCGGGCATGCCGAGCATCTGTTCGGTGAAGGTGGCGGTGAGAAACTGGCCACCCAGTACGGCGTCGAACTGCTGGCCTCGCTGCCGCTGTCGATGCTGATCCGCGAACAGGCCGACGGCGGCAGGCCAACCGTGATCGCCGAGCCGGACAGCCAGATCGCCATGGTCTATCAGGAACTGGCCCGCCACGTCGGCGCGCGCATTGTGTTGCAGGAAGCCGTTACGCCGGCGATGCCGAACATCACCATCAGCGACGATTGA
- the metG gene encoding methionine--tRNA ligase: MSEPRKILVTSALPYANGSIHLGHMLEYIQTDMWVRFQKHRGNQCIYVCADDAHGSAIMLRAEKEGLTPEQLIANVQAEHSADFADFLVDFDNFHSTHAEENRELSSQIYLKLRDAGHIAQRSITQYFDPEKKMFLADRFIKGTCPKCGTEDQYGDNCEKCGATYAPTDLKDPKSAISGATPVLKDSQHFFFKLPDFQDMLQAWTRSGTLQDAVANKIAEWLDAGLQQWDISRDAPYFGFEIPGEPGKYFYVWLDAPIGYMASFKNLCNRTPALDFDAFWGKDSTAELYHFIGKDIVNFHALFWPAMLEGAGYRKPTGINVHGYLTVNGQKMSKSRGTFIKARTYLDHLSPEYLRYYYAAKLGRGVDDLDLNLEDFVQKVNSDLVGKVVNIASRCAGFIHKGNAGLLVDNNAAPELTEAFLAAAPSIADAYEARDFARAMRETMALADRANAWIADKAPWSLNKQEGKQGEVQAICATGINLFRQLVIFLKPVLPLLAADAEAFLNVAPLTWNDHTTLLANHQLNEFKPLMTRIDPVKVQAMTDASKEDLTASQTDTGEAKPAGNGELVKDPLSPEIDFDAFAAIDLRVALIVKAEHVEGADKLLRLTLDIGDEQRNVFSGIKSAYPDPSKLDGRLTMMIANLKPRKMKFGISEGMVMAAGPGGEEIYLLSPDSGAKPGQRIK, encoded by the coding sequence ATGTCCGAGCCACGCAAGATCCTCGTCACCAGCGCCCTGCCCTACGCCAACGGTTCGATCCACCTTGGCCACATGCTGGAATACATCCAGACCGATATGTGGGTGCGCTTCCAGAAGCATCGCGGCAACCAATGCATCTATGTCTGCGCCGACGACGCCCACGGTTCGGCGATCATGCTGCGCGCGGAAAAGGAAGGCCTCACCCCGGAACAACTGATCGCCAACGTGCAGGCTGAACACAGCGCCGACTTTGCCGATTTCCTGGTTGATTTCGACAACTTCCACTCCACTCACGCCGAAGAAAACCGTGAGCTGTCGAGCCAGATCTACCTCAAGCTGCGTGACGCCGGGCACATCGCCCAGCGCTCGATCACCCAGTATTTCGACCCGGAAAAGAAAATGTTCCTGGCCGACCGCTTCATCAAGGGCACCTGCCCGAAGTGTGGCACCGAAGACCAGTACGGCGACAACTGCGAAAAATGCGGCGCGACCTACGCTCCGACCGACCTGAAGGATCCGAAGTCGGCGATCTCCGGCGCCACCCCGGTGCTCAAGGATTCCCAGCACTTCTTCTTCAAGCTGCCGGATTTCCAGGACATGCTCCAGGCCTGGACCCGTAGCGGCACCCTGCAGGACGCCGTGGCCAACAAAATCGCCGAATGGCTGGACGCCGGCCTGCAACAGTGGGACATCTCCCGCGATGCGCCGTACTTCGGCTTCGAGATTCCGGGCGAGCCGGGCAAGTATTTCTACGTCTGGCTGGATGCGCCGATCGGCTACATGGCGAGTTTCAAGAACCTCTGCAACCGTACGCCTGCGCTTGACTTCGACGCGTTCTGGGGCAAGGACTCGACCGCCGAGCTGTATCACTTCATCGGCAAGGACATCGTCAATTTCCACGCGCTGTTCTGGCCAGCCATGCTCGAAGGCGCCGGCTACCGCAAGCCGACCGGCATCAACGTGCACGGCTACCTGACCGTCAACGGCCAGAAAATGTCGAAGTCGCGCGGCACCTTCATCAAGGCCCGCACCTATCTCGATCACCTGTCGCCGGAATACCTGCGCTATTACTACGCAGCCAAACTGGGCCGTGGCGTCGATGACCTCGACCTGAACCTCGAAGACTTCGTGCAGAAGGTCAACTCCGACCTGGTCGGCAAAGTGGTCAACATCGCCAGCCGTTGCGCCGGTTTCATTCACAAGGGCAACGCTGGCCTGCTGGTCGACAACAATGCCGCGCCGGAACTGACCGAGGCCTTCCTCGCCGCTGCGCCGAGCATTGCCGACGCCTATGAAGCCCGCGACTTCGCCCGTGCCATGCGTGAAACCATGGCCCTGGCCGACCGCGCCAACGCGTGGATCGCCGACAAGGCACCGTGGTCGCTGAACAAGCAGGAAGGCAAGCAGGGTGAAGTCCAGGCGATCTGCGCCACCGGCATCAATCTGTTCCGCCAGTTGGTGATCTTCCTCAAACCGGTGCTGCCGCTGCTGGCCGCCGATGCCGAGGCGTTCCTCAACGTCGCGCCGCTGACCTGGAACGACCACACCACCCTGCTGGCCAACCATCAGCTGAACGAATTCAAACCGTTGATGACCCGCATCGACCCGGTAAAAGTGCAAGCCATGACCGACGCCTCGAAAGAAGACCTGACCGCCAGCCAGACCGACACCGGCGAAGCCAAGCCTGCGGGCAACGGCGAGCTGGTCAAGGATCCGCTGTCGCCGGAAATCGATTTCGACGCGTTCGCCGCCATCGACCTGCGCGTGGCGCTGATCGTCAAGGCCGAACACGTGGAGGGCGCCGACAAACTGCTGCGCCTGACCCTCGATATCGGTGACGAGCAACGCAATGTGTTCTCCGGGATCAAGAGCGCTTACCCGGATCCATCCAAACTCGACGGTCGCCTGACCATGATGATCGCCAACCTCAAGCCACGGAAAATGAAATTCGGTATTTCCGAGGGCATGGTGATGGCTGCAGGTCCCGGCGGTGAAGAGATCTACCTGCTGAGTCCGGACAGCGGCGCCAAGCCGGGTCAGCGCATCAAGTAA
- a CDS encoding Rnf-Nqr domain containing protein — protein sequence MTELVLTLISAALLNNFVLHWPLGVAPLLAGSRRQVHALGLATLCLMMIVGVIGQAIWQWMLVPLKLEALRLFVFLPLSVLLIAPLLKLLAHGLPDWPFEGLWPLLLGNAGVLGLALINAQNDHGLLHATALSLGAGLGFWLVLSVFCDLRERTAANDTPLPFRGLPIDLISAGLIAVIFLGFSGLIKT from the coding sequence ATGACCGAACTCGTGTTAACGCTGATCAGTGCTGCGCTGCTCAACAACTTCGTGTTGCACTGGCCGCTGGGCGTCGCTCCGCTGCTGGCGGGTAGCCGACGGCAAGTCCATGCGCTGGGGTTGGCGACGTTGTGCCTGATGATGATCGTCGGCGTCATCGGTCAGGCGATCTGGCAGTGGATGCTGGTGCCACTGAAGCTTGAAGCGCTGCGTCTGTTCGTGTTCCTGCCGCTGAGTGTGTTATTGATCGCGCCGCTGCTGAAACTGCTGGCGCACGGGCTGCCGGATTGGCCGTTCGAGGGCCTGTGGCCACTGTTGCTCGGCAATGCCGGGGTACTCGGACTGGCGCTGATCAACGCGCAAAACGATCACGGCCTGCTGCACGCGACAGCCCTGAGCCTCGGTGCCGGGCTGGGTTTCTGGCTGGTGCTGAGCGTGTTCTGCGACCTGCGTGAACGCACGGCCGCCAACGATACTCCCCTGCCCTTTCGCGGCCTGCCGATCGACCTGATCAGCGCCGGACTGATCGCAGTGATTTTTCTCGGATTCAGTGGATTGATCAAAACATGA
- the rsxB gene encoding electron transport complex subunit RsxB yields MSLIQRIDALLPQTQCGKCGHPGCKPYAQGIVDGEPINKCPPGGEETIAALAELLKIPVLELDISRGPAPPQVAFIREAECIGCTKCIQACPVDAIVGAAKLMHTVLIDECTGCDLCVAPCPVDCIEMHPLPANTIPVVGGLAFDLEEQRARAEKRDHARQRFERRNQRLLREEQQKQAEREARAARAAQPQVSTADPVQAALERVRAQKAANADAALKKAKVDVAMSRAQLHKSLKAFGHPPTFEQQAQLIVLQQQFEVAEQALAKLENSQPAIPAVPAPSNDAELKRAKIQLAMRRAELKKAQAAEAAPEQIAALEHAVTDAERRVQDHAAP; encoded by the coding sequence ATGAGTCTGATTCAACGCATCGATGCCCTGCTGCCGCAGACCCAATGCGGCAAGTGCGGCCATCCCGGATGCAAACCCTATGCGCAAGGCATCGTTGATGGCGAGCCGATCAACAAGTGCCCGCCGGGCGGCGAGGAAACCATCGCTGCCCTCGCCGAGCTGTTGAAAATACCGGTGCTGGAACTGGACATAAGCCGGGGCCCGGCACCGCCGCAGGTGGCGTTCATCCGCGAGGCCGAATGCATCGGCTGCACCAAGTGCATTCAGGCCTGCCCGGTCGACGCCATCGTCGGCGCGGCAAAACTGATGCACACGGTGCTGATCGACGAATGCACCGGTTGTGACCTGTGCGTCGCGCCGTGCCCGGTCGATTGCATCGAAATGCATCCTCTGCCTGCGAACACGATCCCGGTGGTTGGCGGTCTCGCATTCGATCTCGAAGAACAGCGCGCCCGCGCTGAAAAGCGTGACCATGCGCGCCAGCGTTTCGAGCGCCGCAACCAGCGCCTGCTGCGTGAAGAACAGCAAAAACAGGCCGAACGTGAAGCGCGAGCCGCGCGTGCGGCACAACCGCAAGTATCGACCGCCGACCCGGTGCAGGCTGCGCTGGAGCGGGTGCGTGCGCAAAAAGCCGCGAACGCAGATGCGGCGCTGAAGAAGGCCAAGGTCGATGTGGCGATGAGTCGTGCGCAACTGCACAAATCCCTGAAAGCCTTTGGTCATCCGCCGACGTTCGAGCAGCAGGCGCAATTGATCGTGCTGCAGCAACAATTCGAAGTCGCCGAGCAAGCACTGGCGAAGCTGGAAAACAGTCAACCGGCTATTCCCGCCGTCCCTGCCCCGAGCAACGACGCAGAGTTGAAGCGGGCGAAGATTCAGTTGGCCATGCGCCGCGCCGAATTGAAAAAGGCCCAGGCCGCGGAGGCTGCGCCGGAGCAGATCGCCGCACTGGAACACGCCGTGACCGATGCCGAGCGCCGGGTGCAAGACCATGCCGCCCCTTGA
- a CDS encoding RnfABCDGE type electron transport complex subunit D yields the protein MPPLEAADARLQQAMNSVLLAALPGLLALFWLYGWGVLINLLLAVVSALLVEAGVARLRRQALQPALLDGSALVSAMLLAVALPAYCPWWLTVIATASGLLFGKHLYGGVGKNPFNPAMLGFALSIALFPQAMTHWPGHGLDFLSALQQVFNPAPAPDAWVQATALDSLRINKSLTMDELFAGNPAFGRFGGRGVEWVNLAFLLGGLFLLQRKVFSWHAPVGMLASLFVISLLCWNGSGSDSHGSPLFHLLSGATMLGAFFIVTEPVSGAKNALARLLFGIGVGLLTYLIRTWGGYPDGVAFAVLLMNLLVPALERFAARRQPPVSA from the coding sequence ATGCCGCCCCTTGAGGCAGCGGACGCTCGCCTGCAACAGGCGATGAATAGCGTGCTGCTCGCAGCTCTGCCGGGGCTGCTTGCATTGTTCTGGCTGTATGGCTGGGGCGTGTTGATCAACCTGCTGCTGGCGGTTGTCAGCGCTTTGCTCGTCGAGGCTGGCGTTGCCCGTCTGCGTCGGCAAGCGCTGCAACCTGCGTTGCTCGATGGCAGTGCGCTGGTCAGCGCGATGTTGCTGGCCGTTGCGCTGCCCGCTTATTGCCCTTGGTGGCTGACGGTCATCGCAACCGCCTCGGGTTTGTTGTTCGGCAAGCACCTGTATGGCGGCGTCGGCAAGAACCCGTTCAACCCGGCCATGCTTGGCTTTGCCTTGAGCATCGCGCTGTTCCCGCAAGCGATGACGCACTGGCCGGGTCATGGCCTTGATTTCCTTTCAGCGCTGCAACAGGTTTTCAATCCAGCACCAGCCCCGGACGCCTGGGTGCAGGCCACGGCACTGGACAGCTTGCGCATCAATAAAAGCCTGACCATGGATGAGCTGTTCGCCGGCAATCCGGCCTTCGGCCGTTTTGGCGGGCGCGGTGTGGAGTGGGTGAATCTGGCGTTCCTGCTCGGCGGCCTGTTCCTGTTGCAGCGGAAGGTCTTTTCCTGGCATGCGCCGGTGGGCATGCTTGCCAGTCTGTTCGTCATCAGTCTGTTGTGCTGGAACGGCTCGGGGTCGGATTCCCATGGCTCGCCGCTGTTTCACCTGCTCAGCGGCGCCACGATGCTCGGTGCATTCTTTATCGTCACCGAACCGGTCTCCGGTGCAAAAAACGCCCTCGCCCGCCTGTTGTTCGGCATCGGCGTCGGCTTGCTGACTTATCTGATTCGCACGTGGGGTGGTTACCCCGACGGCGTCGCGTTCGCGGTATTGCTGATGAATCTTCTGGTACCGGCACTGGAGCGCTTCGCCGCCAGGCGTCAGCCGCCGGTGAGCGCATGA
- a CDS encoding RnfABCDGE type electron transport complex subunit G — MNRSASVVTVVLLALGGVSATYLLQRSSAPQISAEQRLLDSRKLLDVLPAGYYDNQPLERPLALGKVTLRHSILSGGYRAMRSGQTVAVLLRSRSEGYAGTLELLIAIDANGRLLGVKTLEQRETPGLGGYLGEWPNAWLQRFTGKSRNEPTDPGWALKKDQGQFDQIAGATITSRATLHAIHDALRYFDEHRERLLGAGP, encoded by the coding sequence ATGAACCGCTCGGCCAGTGTCGTGACGGTTGTGCTGCTCGCACTCGGCGGCGTCAGCGCGACGTACCTGCTGCAACGCAGCAGCGCGCCGCAGATCAGCGCCGAGCAACGCTTGCTCGACAGCCGCAAACTGCTCGATGTGCTTCCTGCCGGGTATTACGACAATCAACCGCTGGAACGGCCGCTAGCCCTCGGCAAGGTGACGTTGCGCCATAGCATTTTGTCGGGCGGCTATCGGGCGATGCGATCCGGACAAACGGTAGCCGTGCTGTTGCGCAGTCGCAGTGAGGGTTACGCAGGCACGCTCGAACTGCTGATCGCCATCGATGCCAACGGCAGACTCCTTGGTGTGAAAACCCTGGAGCAGCGCGAAACGCCGGGATTGGGTGGCTACCTTGGTGAATGGCCGAATGCCTGGCTGCAGCGTTTCACCGGTAAATCTCGCAATGAACCGACAGACCCCGGTTGGGCGCTGAAAAAGGATCAAGGGCAATTCGATCAGATCGCCGGCGCGACCATCACCTCCCGTGCCACCCTCCATGCAATTCATGACGCACTGCGCTATTTCGATGAGCATCGGGAGCGGCTGTTGGGGGCTGGCCCATGA
- a CDS encoding Rnf-Nqr domain containing protein, with product MKHTVSLLMLVPLLGATPTLDAALGMTIMLGAVLGVFAVCMSPLRRRVKGMSALLISLIVAATLTSCADLAAQRWFLPWQQKSELYIGLIALYCAVFEYHGFFGEPVAARVKRCALFGALMLLFGGLREIIGHGTLGRGLAAHWQGLVLFPEGLHLIMLVPGAFVLLGLLLAVRQAWTRRNSVTKETHRP from the coding sequence ATGAAACACACGGTGAGTTTATTGATGCTGGTGCCGCTCCTGGGTGCCACACCCACGTTGGACGCGGCGCTGGGGATGACCATAATGCTCGGCGCTGTGCTCGGCGTTTTTGCTGTCTGCATGTCGCCGTTGCGCAGGCGTGTGAAGGGCATGAGCGCGTTGCTGATCAGCCTGATCGTCGCCGCGACATTGACCAGTTGCGCGGATCTCGCCGCGCAACGCTGGTTTTTGCCATGGCAGCAGAAGTCCGAGCTCTACATAGGGTTGATCGCCTTGTACTGCGCCGTGTTTGAGTACCACGGCTTCTTCGGCGAGCCCGTCGCTGCCCGCGTCAAACGCTGCGCCCTGTTCGGCGCGCTCATGCTGTTGTTCGGTGGGTTGCGGGAGATTATCGGTCACGGCACCCTTGGCCGAGGACTGGCGGCGCATTGGCAAGGTCTGGTTTTATTCCCCGAGGGGCTGCATCTGATTATGCTGGTTCCCGGCGCTTTTGTTTTACTGGGTCTGCTTCTCGCCGTTCGTCAGGCGTGGACACGCCGCAACTCTGTCACCAAGGAAACGCATCGCCCATGA
- the nth gene encoding endonuclease III, producing MNAAKRLEIFRRLHEDNPEPKTELAYSSPFELLIAVILSAQSTDVGVNKATAKLFPVANTPAAIHALGVEGLSEYIKTIGLYNSKAKNVIETCRLLVERHGGEVPQTREELEALPGVGRKTANVVLNTAFRQLTMAVDTHIFRVSNRTGIAPGKNVVEVEMKLMKFVPKEFLLDSHHWLILHGRYVCLARKPRCGSCRIEDLCEYKHKTSDD from the coding sequence ATGAATGCTGCAAAACGTCTTGAGATATTTCGCCGCCTGCACGAAGACAATCCCGAGCCGAAAACCGAACTGGCCTATTCTTCGCCCTTCGAGTTACTGATTGCGGTAATTCTTTCGGCGCAGTCCACCGATGTGGGGGTCAACAAGGCCACTGCCAAACTCTTCCCCGTCGCCAACACACCCGCCGCGATTCACGCACTGGGCGTCGAGGGGTTGTCGGAATACATCAAGACGATCGGCCTCTACAACAGCAAGGCGAAAAACGTCATCGAAACCTGTCGCCTGCTGGTAGAACGCCATGGCGGCGAGGTCCCGCAGACCCGCGAGGAACTGGAAGCCTTGCCGGGCGTCGGGCGCAAGACTGCCAACGTGGTACTCAACACGGCTTTCCGTCAACTGACCATGGCGGTCGACACGCACATTTTCCGGGTCAGCAACCGCACCGGCATCGCGCCGGGGAAAAACGTGGTCGAAGTTGAAATGAAGTTGATGAAGTTTGTACCGAAAGAATTCCTGCTCGACTCGCACCATTGGCTGATTCTGCACGGCCGTTATGTATGCCTGGCGCGCAAACCGCGCTGCGGCAGCTGCCGCATCGAAGATCTGTGCGAATACAAACACAAAACTTCCGACGATTGA
- a CDS encoding PA3496 family putative envelope integrity protein, which translates to MSTDTEQLDVEELISTDTDEVEPVVEVAKTNLSKRRTIDNLLEERRLQRQLADYDFDF; encoded by the coding sequence ATGAGTACCGACACAGAGCAACTGGATGTAGAAGAGCTTATTTCCACCGATACCGATGAGGTCGAACCGGTGGTTGAAGTGGCCAAGACCAACCTCAGCAAGCGTCGCACAATCGACAACCTGCTTGAGGAGCGCCGATTGCAAAGGCAATTGGCCGACTACGATTTTGATTTCTGA
- a CDS encoding response regulator transcription factor has protein sequence MNKVLIVDDHPVIRLAVRMLMERHGYEVIAETDNGVDALQIAREQMPDLVILDIGIPKLDGLEVIARLTSTVMPLKVLVLTSQAPGHFSMRCMQSGAAGYVCKQQDLTELLSAIKAVLSGYSYFPNQALHTVRTSLGNASEADMVDRLSGREMMVLQQLARGKTNKEIADGMFLSNKTVSTYKTRLLLKLNARSLVDLIELAQRNGLV, from the coding sequence ATGAATAAAGTGCTGATCGTGGATGACCACCCCGTCATTCGACTTGCGGTACGTATGCTGATGGAACGGCATGGCTACGAAGTCATTGCAGAAACGGATAATGGCGTTGATGCACTACAAATTGCTCGCGAACAAATGCCGGATCTTGTCATTCTGGATATCGGAATACCCAAACTCGACGGGCTGGAAGTTATTGCACGCCTGACGTCCACCGTGATGCCGCTGAAAGTTCTGGTGCTGACTTCCCAGGCGCCCGGACATTTTTCAATGCGTTGCATGCAATCGGGCGCAGCAGGTTATGTGTGCAAGCAACAGGATCTGACCGAATTGCTGAGTGCAATCAAAGCAGTGCTCTCGGGATACAGTTACTTTCCCAACCAGGCCCTGCACACCGTGCGAACCAGTCTGGGCAATGCGAGTGAAGCGGACATGGTCGATCGCCTGTCCGGTCGGGAAATGATGGTGTTGCAACAGTTGGCGCGCGGCAAGACCAACAAGGAAATCGCCGATGGCATGTTTCTGAGCAACAAGACAGTGAGCACTTACAAGACTCGCCTGTTACTGAAACTCAATGCCCGCTCTCTGGTTGATCTGATCGAACTGGCGCAGCGCAATGGCCTGGTCTGA